In Citrus sinensis cultivar Valencia sweet orange chromosome 2, DVS_A1.0, whole genome shotgun sequence, a single genomic region encodes these proteins:
- the LOC102607592 gene encoding probable carboxylesterase SOBER1-like yields the protein MLLTKPIVLFTVILSGTIIFILFFWPSSSYSHEQNPMARNFILWLHGLGDSGPANEPIKTLFTSPEFKLTKWSFPSAPNNPVTCNYGAVMPSWFDIHEIPVTASSPKDESSLLKAVRNVHAMIDKEVAAGIDPNNVFVCGFSQGGALTLASVLLYPRKLGGGAIFSGWVPFNASLIDQFTSDAKKTPILWSHGMADRTVLFEAGQAGPPFLEQAGISCEFKAYPGLGHSISNEELRNLESWIKTRMSCSSS from the exons ATGTTATTGACGAAACCGATCGTTCTATTTACGGTGATTTTGAGCGGCACCATTATATTCATTCTATTTTTCTGGCCGAGTTCATCGTATTCACACGAACAAAATCCCATGGCTCGAAACTTTATATTGTGGCTCCATGGCTTGGGTGACTCCGGTCCAGCCAATGAACCCATCAAAACTCTCTTCACTTCTCCTGAGTTTAAACTCACCAAATGGTCCTTCCCTTCTGCTCCTAACAACCCTGTTACTTGTAACT ATGGTGCTGTGATGCCTTCATGGTTTGACATTCATGAGATTCCTGTGACTGCT AGTTCTCCGAAAGATGAATCTAGTTTGCTGAAAGCAGTTCGAAATGTGCATGCAATGATAGACAAGGAAGTAGCTGCTGGGATAGATCCTAATAATGTTTTCGTCTGTGGATTTAGTCAAGGAG GTGCCTTAACTTTGGCCAGTGTTCTGTTATACCCAAGAAAACTTGGAGGAGGCGCAATTTTTAGTGGATGGGTTCCTTTTAATGCTTCTCTGATTGATCAATTTACATCAGATGCAAAAAAG ACACCGATTTTGTGGTCTCATGGAATGGCTGACAGAACAGTATTGTTTGAAGCTGGACAAGCAGGTCCACCTTTCCTTGAGCAAGCTGGCATAAGCTGTGAGTTTAAG GCTTATCCTGGTCTTGGCCACTCTATAAGTAATGAGGAGCTCCGGA
- the LOC102607294 gene encoding mediator of RNA polymerase II transcription subunit 11 has protein sequence MDSQSQTTSLQRLQNVEKRVVRVLELAGGVMDELANPMGPRKEIINNHCREFMQLIKDIQVTLRDEIKSACEYRPFEKCDYSTRILNEICCKKLEYVLSQLDAMKQTIDECNDTC, from the exons ATGGATTCGCAGAGCCAAACCACTTCACTTCAACGGCTTCAAAATGTCGAAAAG AGAGTGGTTAGGGTTTTAGAGCTAGCAGGAGGAGTGATGGATGAGCTGGCGAACCCAATGGGTCCCAGAAAAGAAATCATTAACAACCATTGCCGCGAGTTCATGCAATTGATTAAG GATATCCAAGTGACATTGCGGGATGAGATTAAGAGTGCATGTGAGTACCGCCCATTTGAGAAGTGTGATTATAGTACGAGAATATTGAATGAGATCTGTTGCAAGAAACTGGAATATGTTCTTTCACAGTTGGATGCGATGAAGCAGACCATTGATGAATGCAATGATACCTGTTGA